The Acropora muricata isolate sample 2 chromosome 5, ASM3666990v1, whole genome shotgun sequence genome includes a window with the following:
- the LOC136916709 gene encoding dapdiamide synthesis protein DdaC-like, with protein MKLRHLQQLRRTVSRIRALISDASRKTQLSLEGNIRSSSTQSSIQSLSFEALPREDLVPRVMSRLKGRPFMQGSEGDGCPEYLAEPKESLPHGVLVHNPHQASLEELTIKCMEYVEDNIVRNPAILFRNLPAQTAQDFSTIAKAMPWKGLEYKGAPNFRNKADKEAGTYTANDDPCHFSIAPHNELSYTNAYPSKIMFFCVQEPGDGCGGETPLLRNSELLSKLDPEVVRKFEEKQVRYVRYFPDKKNKEYLNWQHVYQTNDRRAVESQAKAQGSNITWDPSGDLYVWQNRPACIYHPNTGIKTWFNQIVNGNASYYRMLPVLAEVPDNKLPTDTCYGDGSPIEPAVLQHVAASKWSCAVGFKWKKGDLLVLDNLAVMHGRVGFKGDRQILVYMTE; from the exons ATGAAACTTCGTCATTTGCAGCAGCTTCGGAGAACAGTGTCAAGAATAAGAGCACTCATTTCCGATGCTTCCAGGAAAACTCAACTCAGTCTTGAAGGTAACATTCGCTCGTCTTCAACACAATCAAGCATCCAAAGCCTTAGCTTTGAAGCACTACCACGTGAAGATCTTGTGCCAAGAGTGATGTCGAGGCTCAAAGGCCGACCTTTCATGCAGGGTTCAGAAGGCGACGGCTGCCCAGAATACCTTGCAGAACCTAAAGAGTCACTGCCACATGGAGTGTTGGTTCATAACCCTCACCAGGCCTCACTGGAAGAACTCACCATTAAGTGTATGGAATATGTTGAGGATAACATTGTACGTAATCCTGCCATTTTATTCCGCAATCTGCCAGCTCAAACTGCTCAGGATTTTTCTACCATTGCTAAGGCGATGCCGTGGAAAGGTTTGGAATATAAAGGTGCCCCGAACTTTCGCAATAAAGCTGACAAGGAAGCCGGGACTTACACTGCTAATGATGATCCCTGTCACTTTTCAATAGCACCTCACAATGAATTATCATACACCAACGCTTATCCATCTAAG ATTATGTTTTTCTGTGTCCAAGAGCCCGGTGATGGCTGTGGTGGCGAGACCCCTTTGCTTAGAAACAGCGAGCTTCTCTCTAAGCTGGAtcctgaagttgtgcgcaagtttGAAGAGAAACAAGTGCGATACGTCAGATACTTTCCagacaagaaaaacaaggagTACTTAAACTGGCAACACGTCTATCAAACAAATGATAGGAGG GCTGTAGAGTCGCAAGCCAAGGCACAAGGCAGCAATATTACATGGGATCCCTCGGGAGATTTATACGTCTGGCAAAACAGACCGGCTTGTATATATCACCCAAACACAGGCATTAAGACGTGGTTTAACCAAATAGTCAACGGAAACGCTTCGTATTACCGGATGCTCCCTGTGCTGGCTGAAGTTCCGGACAACAAACTACCCACCGATACATGTTATGGAGACGGAAGCCCGATTGAGCCCGCAGTACTGCAGCATGTGGCAGCCAGCAAATGGTCATGTGCAGTGGGATTTAAATGGAAGAAGGGCGATTTGTTAGTGCTTGACAACTTGGCTGTGATGCATGGGAGGGTTGGATTCAAAGGCGACAGACAGATATTGGTTTATATGACAGAGTAA